ACCTCATACTCAATCCGAGAACGATCGAGGGGCATTTTAAAATCAGGATAACGCCATGCATAAGGTAAAGCCTGCTTAACAATCACCGATTTATGGATGGGATCATGCTCAGAACTTACTCGAAAAAGAAGATTAACATTTCCCTCGGCAATCTGCTGACTTTTCAAGTCGTCGTTCCCATCAAAAATATGGCTAAAGACCGAGGTTTGCTTGATATAGTCAATAACAGTTTGTTCGTTTAGAGCTTGTGAATCAGTCATGGCTAACCATCCTTTTGCTATAAAGTGATTTATCGCCGAGTTGTGTAATAACTTAGTCCGAGTGAGACAATCAAGACCAGACCTTTAATCACGTCTTGAATGTACCAGGGGATATTCATCATTGTTAATCCGTTCAGCATCACACCCACAAAAATAGCTCCAAGCACCGTACCAAATACATTCGGGCGACGAGCGTTCAACACAGCAAACCCAAAGTAAGTGGCTGCTACACCATCTAATAGATAAGGGTCACCTGCCTTAACGGCCCCAGAGCCGATCCTGGCGGCCAGAACTAATCCACCAATCGTAGCCAGAACCGCACTGATAATATAGGCAATCGTTCGGATCAGATTCACATTGATACCAGCCAGTCTTGCCGCTTCATAATTGCCACCGACAGCATAAAAAATTCTTCCATATCGTGTCAGTTCTAAGAAGATGAATGCCAAGATGGCAACGACCAACATGATAATCACCGGGACTGGAATACCGCGGAAATTTTCGGAACTGAAAACAAAACCTTGCCCAAACTTCAAGAAGATCGGTGAAATTACACCATCCGCAATTGCTCGTTCCTGGCTCCAGGGATTCGTCATGCCCTTATAGACCGCATCGCCTTTCGTAATGCTCATTTGCAGCCCTTGAACGAGATAGAGCATTCCCAAAGTCGCTAACAGATCGGGGATACGGAATTTGACAATTAGAACTGAGTTCAAATAACCAATTACAGCCCCTGCCGAAAGACTGATGAGAACAGCAAAATACCAGGGGATTTTCCAGATGACCATCAAGGCAGGCGCAAGGATTACAGCTAACCCGGTGACGGCTCCAACGGATACATCGAAACCGTTGACGACAACAGAAAAGGTAACACCTAAGGCAACAATCGTCAGAATCGAAACTGCCCGTAGAATGTCAAGTAAGTTATCAATGGATGCAAAGGCTGTAGTTTTGACCGAAAAGAAGAGTGAAACGATGATCAGGGTAAGAATTAATCCATATCTTAAAAATAAATCTGAGAAAGAGATTAAGTAGCGAGCGTTTGAATCCGACTGTTTGAATTCTACTTTTGAGTCCTTCTCTACAACTGAATTGGGGGATGACATAAACTACACTCCTGATTGTTGGTGATTCAAATTTGCGACTGGGTTAGCTGCGCCTGTAGTAATTTCCATAACCGTTTGGCGGTTGACTTGATCTGCATTGAATTCAGCCACAATATACCCATCCCTCATTACCAAGACGCGGTCCGCTAAACCGAGCACCTCATCCACATCGGAGGATGCGAAAATCACGCCGGCTGTTTGAGAAAGATTTCGAGCCATGGCATATATATCTCGTTTTGCTCCGATATCGATTCCTTGGGTCGCTTCATCAAAGATAATGACTTTCGGTTGTTTTCCCAGCCATTTTCCAACGACGACTTTCTGCTGGTTTCCCCCACTCAGATTTCTGACAGGCATATTTGGTTTACGAGGAACCAAATTTACTTTATCAATCAACTCCATGACATATTTTTTTTCTTTGCTGAGGGATACAAAACTCAAAGTACTCATAAGATTGAGAAACGGTAAAGATATGTTCTTAAGCACGGTATCCTCGATGAAAAGACCGTGGTTCCGGCGATCTTCAGGGATCAGGTAGATGCCTTGCTCGATAGCGTCCTTGGGTTGATGAAAGATTACTTTTTTGCCGTCGAGGAAGATTTCCCCCGAATCGGGCTTTATCGAACCAAATAAAATGTGTAATAAGTCCGTTTTGCCTGCCCCCGTTTGACCGGTAATCCCTAAAATTTCCCCTTGATATAATTTGAAAGAAATATCCCATAAACGTCCTTTTTTTGATAATTTGACGACCTCCATCACGGTTTGATTTGGTAACCCTCCTGGTTTTTCGGGAAAGATTTCTTTTGGTGGAACGCCCAGCATGGCTTCAACTGCTTTACTGAGGTCGAATTCTCGACGAGTATAATAGGCAACTTTTTCTCCGTTGCGAAGTATCGTGACTTCATCAGCAAGCTCCTGGATTTCTCCCAAACGATGGGAAACGTAGAGAAAACTTACCCCTTGTTCTTTCAAGCTTTTGATGATCCTGAATAATTGCTCAGCCTCGATTTGGCTCAGGGATGAGGTTGGTTCGTCTAGAATGACAAAAGATGCGCTGCGTGTTATGGCTCTGGCGATAACGAGTAATTGTTTTTGGGGGAGGGTTAGATCGGCTACAGGCTTAGACACATTAACATTGAGATTCACCTTCTGAATCACCTCTTCTGCTTCTTTGAAAAGCGATTTCTTCTGTACGAATAAACCCATATTCGATGAAGCAATTTTTTCAATGAGGAGATTCTCAGCGACAGTGAGATATGGGATCAGGGTTGTGTCGACTTCCTGGTGAACCACTTCGATCCCGTAACGAAAAGCATCAGAAGGTTTACGAATGGAGATAACCCGTCCATCTATTTCAATCCGACCTTCATAATCTGGATAATAGCCGGTCAGGATTTTAATCAAGGTGCTTTTACCTGCGCCATTTGCCCCAATCAGACCATGAATCTTGCCACTCGACAAAGTCAAGTCTACGTTATTAAGGGCAAGAACGCCAGGAAATGTTTTTCGCAATCCAGTTGCAACTAAAGTTACCATTCTCTCTCCACCATACAGAAGTCATCAACGAAGGGGTGTGGAGAGAGACACTCCACACCCCTTGTCTGAAACGATTATTGTTGGACTAAGGTACACATCCAGGGGAACCAATTGAGGGAGGACTCGCCGAGAGCCGGCAGGGCTTTGATCAACTCGTCCATGTTGGTGATGTTGTTCTCAAGGAGGAACTGACGGGTGATCAACTCCGGGCGGACGAGCAGGTATTTATCCACTTTTTCGCCCGCAACAAGGGCAGCCGCGGTGCGAACAGCCAGACGACCAACGCTATAGGAGTCGGTCGCAACAGTAGCTTCCCAAGGACTGTCAGGCTGAATCATCAACTGGATATCTTCATTGGTAATGTCAACAGAATAAACCTTCAGTATTTAGGAATCGCTTAAATTTAGATTCGCTACCGTTCATTCTAATTATTATAATCAAATGAATGCTCGTGTAAAAATTAACACTGGGAATTTATAACATCCCAGTGTTTTTAAGCTCATCTTCAGACAGTTCCAGTTTACACACAAAACACCTGCCTACAGTTAAAAATTGCCCGCTCAGGTCGTCTTCCGATTCTGTATAAAGCTTAAGAACGCAAAAAGAAGCATTACCACAGGCAGGACATTCCATACTGTCACGTACAATCTCCCTTTCATCATAGGAAGAACGGATGTTTATTTTTTTTCTTTCCTCAATTAATTCAGGATTTAGTTCGCTATATTCTTCCTTCTTTTCCCTTATTTTTTGGCTTAGGGTATCAGATTGCTGTCTTGTGAGTTCTTCTTCCTTTGCCTTAAGTTTCTCAAAAACAGTCTCATTAAAAATGTCTTCATATTTGTACGCATCAGATACTTCCTGAATCATTTCCCGAATAAAGGGTAATATTTCATTAAGAATAAACAAACCCTCATCTACAGGGTTAAAATAATACTCGAAATAGTGGACAATATTGTTACGCATGTTGCCTAATCGAACTAGGGCCGCTTTTCTTCTGTCCCGCTCTTCGCGAATTCTTTTCAATTCGTGCTTATCCGTAACAGCCTCGTCCTCTTCAATGTTTAGATTAAACATCGCTTCGTATCGTGAAATAACTTCATTGTACGGAATGGTAAGAAAGGTCTCGCGCCTTTCTTTACGGGTCATAAGGTTTTGTCTCGACTGGATATTTTTAACTTTATCCTGAAGCTTCTTAAACCTGACCAGATGTTCTACACTGTTATTTTTATCCAGCACCAGCACATCGTCAAGCTCACATAAACGCTGTTTCATAAGCCGCTCAACGGCCACAGCAAATAGTACAACCGACAGCTCAAAATGCTCGCTGTCAATAAAATATCTCAGCGCTTCGGACAGGATAACCGAGGTGTGCATTACTCTCCAAACACCTCCCTGTCCAGAATCATTTTTATGGTCTGTTTTGCGTTTTCCTTTAGCCTTCTGATATTGGTCAGCGTTTCAAACTGAACGTTAAGGAAATCCACTATTTTCTGCTGTTTTTCAATTGGAGGAAGCGGAACTTTAATATAACTTAAATCGGTTTGAGTTATTGATGGATATTGAGATTTTTCCATCAACTTAGTTAACTCAGATACGAATATATCAGATAGAACATAGAAGAATAAAAATCTAGGCAGTATTACTTCATTTTTGCTCCTTAATACAGCAAAACCTGTAGAACATATTTGGTTATTAAATCTCTCGTCATCAATTATACAAAAACTCTTTAAGTTAGGCCGAACAGTAGAAATTAAAACATCGCCAATTTTTACAACTCGTCTTGCTCTACTTGGTGCATTCTTGCCACTAATAAACTTATAATCAGTTATCGTGAAGGTTTTATTATCAACAGAAGAAATATCTATGTAGATAAACTCTTTTTCAGGCTCATTTTCGGGATTCATGCTTTCGGGATTAATCTCTACGACATCTGGCAACTCCACCCATTCCCAATCTCCTTCAAAAATACTGTCGTCGATTCCAGCTTCAAGAATGGTCTTTTCCATAGCATTGCACTGCTCAATAATAGCCTGCTGCTTGTCCAAGCGGGCAACCAGTTCCTGTTGAACGGGAAGAGGTGGGAGAGGGATTTGAATATTGGCTAAATCATCAAATTTCAAAGTATCCCTAATACTTCCAGAAACTGCTTCATTGATTTTGTTCATCATCCAATCTGTTTTCAATAAATAATACAGAAATCTTGAATCTGTAGTTTTACTATCTTTTACTTTAAATACTACATAAGCAGGGCTTACAAGACCTTTAACCACGTTATCAGCAAATCCTATAGAACCTATATTAATTCTGTAAGGATTATAAACAAAGTAATCTTTATATATTATCTTATAGCTATTAAGGTTTTTAGCATATACTTCTTCGTTATTTCCATATACGTTTTCTTTAAAATAATCTTCTGCAGGAATTATCCCGAACTCTTTACTAACACTATAAACTGGCAATTCTTCGGAAAGCACATTTCTATCCGTAATTTGTTCAATGATTTCTCCCAGTCTAACAATGTTATGTTTCCTACTTTGGCAGATCAAATTTTTATACAGCCCCGGGTTAAGGTTATAATTTTTTGCTTTGATTTCCTCAATCGTCGCCGCCCAGCAGAAATCATTATCTATAAAATCAGGCGGTTCCTTTGTTGGGTTATCAATCCAATCTATCCATCTTCTAAACACTTCCACCGCTTTAGGCAGGTTCCCACAAGGCGGTTCGTAAATGTTCGGGTCATCACCCTGGAAAGCTCCGTTAATTGGCCTTCTCTGGGTTGTTAAGGTAAATCCGTCATCTTTCACATCAACAAACAGCACCTGCTTTGTGGTGTAAGCATTTTGTTTCTTTGTCTCGTTCCATTCTTCTTTTGTGGGTTTTTCAAAATACAGCACTGTCGTTTTGACACCGGAATACGGCTGAAAAATGCCTGCCGGCATGGAAAAGACAGCTTTCAAATCAAATTCGCGCAGGAGCTTCATGCGTATATTCTTGAATACAGAGGAATTGTCAAACAGAATCTTGTCCAAGATTATAACTACTGCCCTGGAACGTTTTTTACCTGGTTCAGAAGGTCTTAATGCCGCCATAATATGCTGGATGAACAATGCTTCGTAGCGTTTGGCATGGAACTCAAAAGTACCAACCCGCGACTGAGCAAGTGGACCATACGGTGGGTTAGTTAACACTACATCATACTTTTCTTTATGTTCTAACTGTGCTCGATTGTCTAAGCTGTCAGCCTCAAAGAGGTTGGATTTGCCGTCATTGTGCAATATCATATTCATGAGGGCAAGCTTGTAAACGTCTGGAGCCTTCTCCACAGCATAAAGAGACTCTTCCTTCAGTTTTCGGTAAAGCATTTCAGCTTCATCAAATTGAACCCCATTATATGCGGCAGTAGACTCGTTAACTCTCATCCCCGCTTTTACAAGATTATCAATTTTACTCTTTACTACTTCGAAGGCACGCAGAATAAAGCCTCCCGTACCAGCCGCAGGGTCATATATTTTTTCCCCAATTTCCGGGTCAGCAAGTTCCACCATGAAATGAATGATGTGGCGAGGAGTAAAATACTGACCGTACTGTTTTTGTTCGCCAAGCTTTTGAACAACAAATTCGTATGCTCTGCCCATAACGTCAAAATTTTGTTCAAGCTCAAGGTCTTTCAGCCGTTTTATCAATTCTTTAATGGTCGGGCTGTACCTTATACGCCATATATGATTTTTAAATAGCCGTCTGAAAAGGCTTAAATCCCTGCCATCGTGGTCCTTAACTTCGGCCAGTTCGGAAAATATGTTTCTAACATAATCGACTATAGTAAACTCTCCATCGTCAGTCTTTACGGTTTTTCCGTCACTTGCCAAAATCTTTTCTGCCCATGTGGAAAACCTCAGGTGATTTGGTAAATCAGGCACAAATTTAGTTCCATCCAAACGGGCGAGTTCTTCTCTTTGTTTTTCTCTCTCGTCAAAGAGCTTTAGAAACAAAAAATAGCTAAATTCTTCCAGATACTCGGTGGTTTTGAGAGTATCGTCTCGAAAAATATTGGCAATATCCCAAAGCTCAGAACCAAGCCTGTGAAAATCTACTTTGTTATTGTTTTGCGCCATTAATATTCCCTCCGTTACACATCAAGAAATGATACTGCTTTTATCTCGTCATAAAGCTGAACAAATTTGTCCAGCGAACCGAATAGTCCCTTTATCCGGGCAATTCCACCCTTTTGTTGAAGAAGCTGGCTGTTAGAAAACTGGGTAAAGGTAAGAGCGGGATTGCGTTTCTTAAAATCGTAGAACATCATAATAAATTCCACTTGTTCATCGTTCAAATGCTTTTTCTCCTTCAAATGAGCAATAACAGCATCCCTGTTCTTTTCTTCAACAGTCTTAAACCTTGTTTTACCAAGGGCGACATCAATAAAATCTTTGTAAGTGGCAGTGACTTCGCCGTAAATATCCCTTAAGGTACTGATGTCAAACCCAAAAGCCTCAAGATATTTTTCATCAACCGGAATACCAGGATTCAAAGCTTCCCATGATAAAACTGCCTGAACAAATCTTTCTTTTAAAACCGTCTTTTCTTTAATAGCTTTAAGTTGCGGCTCAATTTGCTTTCTAATATGCTCAAAAGCAGATGAAGTAACAATTTCTGACTTGACTATCCAGACGGGGACATCAGCAATCACCATTTCGATTTTTTCAGTTTCTTTAGGTTCCTTACCCTCACCATCTTCTTTATCTGAAGGCATCTTTTCACCGTCAGAAGATACCTCTGTTTCTTCAGTGCTCTCTATTATTTCGTCAGTTTCTAAAGTTTCATCAGTAACAACCTCTTCAATACCTGCAAGGTCAACAAAGTCGATAAGTTTAAAGCTTTCCTTTGTCTTGCCGTGTTCTTGCTCGTTACACTTACGAGTGGCACGTCCTTTCATTTGAACATAGAGAATTTTTGACTTTGTGGGCCTAGCCATTACAAGAACTTCGATGTCAGGAGCATCAATACCGGTGGATAGCATATCTACGGAAACGGCAATACGAATTTCACTGTCGATTTCCTGAAACTTTCTAATCAGTTCAGAGGCGTTTCTCACCTGATTATGTATTACAACTATAAAGTCTTCTGCTTCGCTTGAGTCCTTTGGGAGTTTGTTCAGTTCGTTGTATTTTGTTATCAACGCATCGCGCAAATGATTGGCATGCGCTATGCTTGCCGCAAAAACCAGTGTCTTTGGAATCGTATGCGTCTGCTCATATCCTATTACTTCAAAATATTTTTCGGCTATTAATTCATTCCTTCGCGGGACATCCACACGTCTGCCAAGGTCTTCCGGCTCAAAGTCAAAACCCATGTCATGAATTCCGCTGAGGTCTACATTGGTCAGGAACTTATATCTCTCGGTAAAAGCCAGTATGCCGTCTTTAACTCCCTGATAGTAGCTGTATCTGAATACCGGCTCTCCAAAATAATCGTCGGTACTCTGCGTTTCCTTATCAGAAGGAGTTGCTGTTAACCCTAAAACTTTGGCCTTGCCAGTTCTGAAATGCTCAATAACCGTGTGCCAATCTCCAAAATATGACCGATGGCACTCGTCAAGAATTACCAAGTCAAAAAAATTATTCGGGTATGCACGATACTTATCATTTACATACAAAAACTGAATTGTTGAAACAGAAATATCGTTATATTTATCCTCTTTTGTGCCGGTCAAGCGGTTTATTTTAAAGGTATCACCTAATACCTTATTGAAAGAACGGACTGTCTGTTCAGCAAGAGAATCCCTATCTACTAAAAATAAGACTCTCCGAACAAGGCCGACTTTGTAAAGCTTGCTGATTATTCCCGCCGCTGTTATCGTTTTTCCTGTTCCGGTAGCCATTTCGATATAGGTTCTGTCTCTGCCTAATTGAAATGCGCTTACCACCTGTGAGACGGCAATTTTTTGATAATTCCTTAAACCCGCCAAAAGAATATCAGTTTCCGGGTTTAGAAAATCTTTTATCTCTGCATAGGTCATTAGCCTGCTGATTTTTTCTGGTCTGGTATTTGCTTTAAGATTCTGCCGGTAAAATACCTTGCCGTCTGAAGCAAAAATTAAAAAGACTTCCTTGCCACTTTCATTTAGTTTTTTTGCGTAATTTTTAGCCTGTGCTAAAGCTGCGTTTAAATCCATACCCTGTTTTTTGGCTTCAATAATTGCAACAGGTAAGCTGTTCACTAAAATAGCATAGTCTGCTCTTTCTCCGCCCGGTATAGGATACTCCTTAGTTATTTGAGTAAAATCAGCCAAATTCCAATTTAGTGCTCTTAAATGTTCGTCAATTAAGGACTTTGCATTTTCCTCCGTATTCACTATTTTCCCTCCCCTCGATAATTAGCGGTAATCCAACCCCAAAAATTGCTGGATGTCCTTCATCTCCATCAGTTCTTCAACTGTCCAGTAGCGGTGGAACCGGTCTTTGTAGCGAAGTTCCCACCACCTGCGGAAAAGCGGCTCAAGTTCATCGAACATCGGCCAGCGGCTCCACTTCATTTTCTCCCTCAGTTCTTCCAGCGTCCAGACACTGCCGTCTTCTTTTTTGGGTATGTTAATGCGCCCGTCAGGTTGGATAACCACC
This genomic interval from Anaerolineae bacterium contains the following:
- a CDS encoding Ribose ABC transport system, permease protein RbsC codes for the protein MSSPNSVVEKDSKVEFKQSDSNARYLISFSDLFLRYGLILTLIIVSLFFSVKTTAFASIDNLLDILRAVSILTIVALGVTFSVVVNGFDVSVGAVTGLAVILAPALMVIWKIPWYFAVLISLSAGAVIGYLNSVLIVKFRIPDLLATLGMLYLVQGLQMSITKGDAVYKGMTNPWSQERAIADGVISPIFLKFGQGFVFSSENFRGIPVPVIIMLVVAILAFIFLELTRYGRIFYAVGGNYEAARLAGINVNLIRTIAYIISAVLATIGGLVLAARIGSGAVKAGDPYLLDGVAATYFGFAVLNARRPNVFGTVLGAIFVGVMLNGLTMMNIPWYIQDVIKGLVLIVSLGLSYYTTRR
- a CDS encoding Ribose ABC transport system, ATP-binding protein RbsA, with translation MVTLVATGLRKTFPGVLALNNVDLTLSSGKIHGLIGANGAGKSTLIKILTGYYPDYEGRIEIDGRVISIRKPSDAFRYGIEVVHQEVDTTLIPYLTVAENLLIEKIASSNMGLFVQKKSLFKEAEEVIQKVNLNVNVSKPVADLTLPQKQLLVIARAITRSASFVILDEPTSSLSQIEAEQLFRIIKSLKEQGVSFLYVSHRLGEIQELADEVTILRNGEKVAYYTRREFDLSKAVEAMLGVPPKEIFPEKPGGLPNQTVMEVVKLSKKGRLWDISFKLYQGEILGITGQTGAGKTDLLHILFGSIKPDSGEIFLDGKKVIFHQPKDAIEQGIYLIPEDRRNHGLFIEDTVLKNISLPFLNLMSTLSFVSLSKEKKYVMELIDKVNLVPRKPNMPVRNLSGGNQQKVVVGKWLGKQPKVIIFDEATQGIDIGAKRDIYAMARNLSQTAGVIFASSDVDEVLGLADRVLVMRDGYIVAEFNADQVNRQTVMEITTGAANPVANLNHQQSGV
- a CDS encoding ABC transporter binding protein, with the translated sequence MIQPDSPWEATVATDSYSVGRLAVRTAAALVAGEKVDKYLLVRPELITRQFLLENNITNMDELIKALPALGESSLNWFPWMCTLVQQ
- a CDS encoding Type I restriction-modification system, DNA-methyltransferase subunit M, whose protein sequence is MAQNNNKVDFHRLGSELWDIANIFRDDTLKTTEYLEEFSYFLFLKLFDEREKQREELARLDGTKFVPDLPNHLRFSTWAEKILASDGKTVKTDDGEFTIVDYVRNIFSELAEVKDHDGRDLSLFRRLFKNHIWRIRYSPTIKELIKRLKDLELEQNFDVMGRAYEFVVQKLGEQKQYGQYFTPRHIIHFMVELADPEIGEKIYDPAAGTGGFILRAFEVVKSKIDNLVKAGMRVNESTAAYNGVQFDEAEMLYRKLKEESLYAVEKAPDVYKLALMNMILHNDGKSNLFEADSLDNRAQLEHKEKYDVVLTNPPYGPLAQSRVGTFEFHAKRYEALFIQHIMAALRPSEPGKKRSRAVVIILDKILFDNSSVFKNIRMKLLREFDLKAVFSMPAGIFQPYSGVKTTVLYFEKPTKEEWNETKKQNAYTTKQVLFVDVKDDGFTLTTQRRPINGAFQGDDPNIYEPPCGNLPKAVEVFRRWIDWIDNPTKEPPDFIDNDFCWAATIEEIKAKNYNLNPGLYKNLICQSRKHNIVRLGEIIEQITDRNVLSEELPVYSVSKEFGIIPAEDYFKENVYGNNEEVYAKNLNSYKIIYKDYFVYNPYRINIGSIGFADNVVKGLVSPAYVVFKVKDSKTTDSRFLYYLLKTDWMMNKINEAVSGSIRDTLKFDDLANIQIPLPPLPVQQELVARLDKQQAIIEQCNAMEKTILEAGIDDSIFEGDWEWVELPDVVEINPESMNPENEPEKEFIYIDISSVDNKTFTITDYKFISGKNAPSRARRVVKIGDVLISTVRPNLKSFCIIDDERFNNQICSTGFAVLRSKNEVILPRFLFFYVLSDIFVSELTKLMEKSQYPSITQTDLSYIKVPLPPIEKQQKIVDFLNVQFETLTNIRRLKENAKQTIKMILDREVFGE
- a CDS encoding Type I restriction-modification system, restriction subunit R — protein: MNTEENAKSLIDEHLRALNWNLADFTQITKEYPIPGGERADYAILVNSLPVAIIEAKKQGMDLNAALAQAKNYAKKLNESGKEVFLIFASDGKVFYRQNLKANTRPEKISRLMTYAEIKDFLNPETDILLAGLRNYQKIAVSQVVSAFQLGRDRTYIEMATGTGKTITAAGIISKLYKVGLVRRVLFLVDRDSLAEQTVRSFNKVLGDTFKINRLTGTKEDKYNDISVSTIQFLYVNDKYRAYPNNFFDLVILDECHRSYFGDWHTVIEHFRTGKAKVLGLTATPSDKETQSTDDYFGEPVFRYSYYQGVKDGILAFTERYKFLTNVDLSGIHDMGFDFEPEDLGRRVDVPRRNELIAEKYFEVIGYEQTHTIPKTLVFAASIAHANHLRDALITKYNELNKLPKDSSEAEDFIVVIHNQVRNASELIRKFQEIDSEIRIAVSVDMLSTGIDAPDIEVLVMARPTKSKILYVQMKGRATRKCNEQEHGKTKESFKLIDFVDLAGIEEVVTDETLETDEIIESTEETEVSSDGEKMPSDKEDGEGKEPKETEKIEMVIADVPVWIVKSEIVTSSAFEHIRKQIEPQLKAIKEKTVLKERFVQAVLSWEALNPGIPVDEKYLEAFGFDISTLRDIYGEVTATYKDFIDVALGKTRFKTVEEKNRDAVIAHLKEKKHLNDEQVEFIMMFYDFKKRNPALTFTQFSNSQLLQQKGGIARIKGLFGSLDKFVQLYDEIKAVSFLDV